One segment of Castanea sativa cultivar Marrone di Chiusa Pesio chromosome 3, ASM4071231v1 DNA contains the following:
- the LOC142628996 gene encoding uncharacterized protein LOC142628996 yields MDRSQSLNAPPLFDGSNYAFWKVHMCAFLCAIDEMVWDSIENGYVRPITAKSEWDKAALALANTNSKAINAIFCDVSTDEFHRILHVKTAKEALTILETTYEGTKKVKDTKIQMLTTQFEEVKMSDNESFDSFCGRLNEIVIAKLNLREKIEDAKVVRKILRSLPESFQVKVTAIKIWMR; encoded by the coding sequence ATGGATAGATCCCAATCTCTTAATGCTCCTCCATTATTTGATGGGAGCAAttatgctttttggaaagtaCATATGTGTGCTTTTCTTTGTGCTATTGATGAGATGGTATGGGATTCCATTGAGAATGGGTATGTAAGACCTATTACTGCTAAATCTGAATGGGATAAGGCTGCTCTTGCCTTGGCAAACAccaatagcaaagcaattaatgctattttttgtgatgtttCTACGGATGAGTTCCACAGGATTTTGCATGTGAAGACCGCTAAGGAGGCGTTGACCATTCTTGagacaacctacgaaggtaccaaGAAGGTCAAGGACACCAAGATTCAAATGCTCACTACTCAGTTTGAGGAAGTTAAGATGAGCGACAATGAGTCGTTTGATTCCTTCTGTGGGAGACTCAACGAGATAgtgattgccaagctcaatcttAGAGAGAAGATTGAAgatgctaaggtggtgagaaagattTTGAGATCCTTACCCGAAAGCTTCCAGGTTAAGGTCACAGCTataaagatttggatgagataA